The Pongo abelii isolate AG06213 chromosome 21, NHGRI_mPonAbe1-v2.0_pri, whole genome shotgun sequence genome has a window encoding:
- the DEFB127 gene encoding beta-defensin 127 — MGLFMIIAILLFQKPTVTEQLKKCWDNYVQGHCRKICRINEVREALCENGRYCCLNINELEACKKITKPPHPKPATFALTLPQDYVTIIENFPSLKTQST, encoded by the exons ATGGGGCTCTTCATGATCATTGCAATTCTGCTGTTCCAGAAACCCACAG TAACCGAACAACTTAagaagtgctgggataactatgTACAAGGACATTGCAGGAAAATCTGCAGAATAAATGAAGTGCGTGAGGCACTATGTGAAAATGGGAGATACTGTTGCCTCAATATCAACGAACTGGAAGCatgtaaaaaaattacaaagccaCCTCATCCAAAGCCAGCAACATTTGCACTGACTCTTCCTCAAGACTATGTtacaataatagaaaatttcCCCAGCCTGAAGACACAGTCTACATAA